The following coding sequences are from one Salvia hispanica cultivar TCC Black 2014 chromosome 3, UniMelb_Shisp_WGS_1.0, whole genome shotgun sequence window:
- the LOC125216674 gene encoding lipoyl synthase, chloroplastic-like isoform X1, which produces MIHHCIPNPKAPLPPSPTYTPKTLTVRSQLDQKAPLGGLGPYTGRDPNVKKPGWLRQKAPQGEKFDEVKESLSRLKLNTVCEEAQCPNIGECWNGGSDGISTATIMLLGDTCTRGCRFCAVKTSRNPPPPDPMEPYNTAKAVATWGVDYIVLTSVDRDDIPDGGSGHFAETVKAMKTLNPEIMVECLTSDFRGDLEAVSTLVHSGLDVFAHNVETVKRLQRIVRDPRAGYEQSLSVLKHAKRDKEGMITKSSIMLGLGESDDELKEAMADLRAIGVDILTLGQYLQPTPLHLTVKEYVTPEKFAFWKEYGESIGFRYVASGPLVRSSYRAGELFIKTMVKEKNKIESVRHILEDLDSLATNNTQCIGR; this is translated from the exons ATGATTCACCACTGCATTCCCAATCCCAAGGCGCCTCTACCTCCCTCACCGACCTACACACCCAAAACCCTCACCGTCCGCTCTCAATTAGACCAAAAGGCGCCGCTGGGAGGGTTGGGACCCTACACGGGGCGGGACCCCAATGTGAAGAAGCCTGGGTGGCTTAGGCAGAAGGCGCCGCAGGGGGAAAAGTTCGATGAGGTCAAGGAATCGCTCTCCAGGCTCAAGCTCAACACCGTCTGTGAGGAGGCGCAGTGCCCCAACATTGGGGAGTGCTGGAATGGCGGCAGCGATGGCATTTCCACCGCCACCATCATGTTGCTTGGCGACACCTGCACCAGGGGCTGCCGTTTTTGTGCGGTCAAGACCAGTAGGAACCCGCCGCCCCCAGATCCCATGGAGCCCTACAATACTGCCAAAGCTGTTGCAACTTGGGG TGTAGATTATATTGTTTTAACCAGCGTGGACCGAGATGATATACCTGACGGTGGAAGTGGCCATTTTGCAGAAACAGTGAAAGCCATGAAG ACCCTCAACCCTGAAATTATGGTCGAGTGTTTAACATCAGATTTTCGAGGGGATCTAGAGGCTGTATCCACGCTTGTTCACTCAGGGTTGGATGTGTTCGCCCACAATGTTGAAACTGTGAAACGACTGCAGCGGATAGTCAGAGATCCTAGGGCTGG ATATGAGCAAAGTTTATCAGTTTTGAAACACGCAAAGCGCGACAAGGAAGGGATGATAACAAAATCATCTATTATGCTAGGACTTGGTGAAAGTGATGATGAGTTGAAGGAAGCCATGGCTGATTTAAGGGCAATtggtgttgacattttgactCTAGGACAGTATTTACAG CCTACTCCATTACATCTAACAGTCAAGGAGTATGTTACCCCCGAAAAATTTGCTTTCTGGAAAGAATACGGAGAATCAATAGGTTTCCGTTATGTTGCCAGTGGACCCTTG GTTCGATCATCATATAGGGCGGGAGAGCTGTTTATCAAGACTATGGTGAaggagaaaaacaaaattgaatctGTTCGACACATTTTAGAGGACCTGGATTCTTTAGCTACCAATAATACCCAATGCATTGGTAGATAA
- the LOC125216674 gene encoding lipoyl synthase, chloroplastic-like isoform X2, which produces MRSRNRSPGSSSTPSVRRRSAPTLGSAGMAAAMAFPPPPSCCLATPAPGAAVFVRSRPVGTRRPQIPWSPTILPKLLQLGDYIVLTSVDRDDIPDGGSGHFAETVKAMKTLNPEIMVECLTSDFRGDLEAVSTLVHSGLDVFAHNVETVKRLQRIVRDPRAGYEQSLSVLKHAKRDKEGMITKSSIMLGLGESDDELKEAMADLRAIGVDILTLGQYLQPTPLHLTVKEYVTPEKFAFWKEYGESIGFRYVASGPLVRSSYRAGELFIKTMVKEKNKIESVRHILEDLDSLATNNTQCIGR; this is translated from the exons ATGAGGTCAAGGAATCGCTCTCCAGGCTCAAGCTCAACACCGTCTGTGAGGAGGCGCAGTGCCCCAACATTGGGGAGTGCTGGAATGGCGGCAGCGATGGCATTTCCACCGCCACCATCATGTTGCTTGGCGACACCTGCACCAGGGGCTGCCGTTTTTGTGCGGTCAAGACCAGTAGGAACCCGCCGCCCCCAGATCCCATGGAGCCCTACAATACTGCCAAAGCTGTTGCAACTTGGGG ATTATATTGTTTTAACCAGCGTGGACCGAGATGATATACCTGACGGTGGAAGTGGCCATTTTGCAGAAACAGTGAAAGCCATGAAG ACCCTCAACCCTGAAATTATGGTCGAGTGTTTAACATCAGATTTTCGAGGGGATCTAGAGGCTGTATCCACGCTTGTTCACTCAGGGTTGGATGTGTTCGCCCACAATGTTGAAACTGTGAAACGACTGCAGCGGATAGTCAGAGATCCTAGGGCTGG ATATGAGCAAAGTTTATCAGTTTTGAAACACGCAAAGCGCGACAAGGAAGGGATGATAACAAAATCATCTATTATGCTAGGACTTGGTGAAAGTGATGATGAGTTGAAGGAAGCCATGGCTGATTTAAGGGCAATtggtgttgacattttgactCTAGGACAGTATTTACAG CCTACTCCATTACATCTAACAGTCAAGGAGTATGTTACCCCCGAAAAATTTGCTTTCTGGAAAGAATACGGAGAATCAATAGGTTTCCGTTATGTTGCCAGTGGACCCTTG GTTCGATCATCATATAGGGCGGGAGAGCTGTTTATCAAGACTATGGTGAaggagaaaaacaaaattgaatctGTTCGACACATTTTAGAGGACCTGGATTCTTTAGCTACCAATAATACCCAATGCATTGGTAGATAA